TTCCAATTGTTTTGATTAGTACAACTTGATTATTTGTTAATAATTCATTTTTATCAAAAACGTTAATTTCCTTTGTTCGTTTATCTAACACATAAACTTCATTTTCAGTTACAAAGGAACTGATTGGGAAACTAAAGTTGTCATGTGTAATCTTTGTTACATAGTCATAGTTTTCATCCAATACATAAACTGTGTCTTCTAAACTATCCGTAATATAAACATAGTCATTCTCATCAACAAAAATGTGCTCTGGACGTTCGAACTTAACGCCACCTGCGTCTCTAATTTGTATAGACGGCGTATATGCCTCTGTCGTTTTGATTAATCGTCCATTTGAGTCCTGAGTATATGTATAATATGGAGATGCTGTATTCGCTGATTGTGCTACTAGATTCGTTGTTGTTAAACTCGCAATTACCATTACCGTTATCATTATAAATAAAACTTTTGATTGTCTCATTAATTTTTTCATCATTATCGCCTACTTAATACCAGACTGTGCCATTGATTCCATTACCTTACTTTGTAAGAATAAGAAGATAATGAAGTTAGGCAAGAACATAATTAGACTGGCTGCGGCTGCGACCCCGGTACTCGCCACTATGTTCCCACTTGTCTGAGTTAGTGTATTTAGGTAGAACGGTAATGTACGCAATGCTTCTTTGTCAACAAATATATTTGATGCCTCTGTATTCATCCAACTTGCTTGGAATGCTAAAACAGCTACGGTAACAAGAGCTGATTTTGTTAAAGGTAACATAATCTTTGTGTAGATTTTCCAGTTTGAAGCACCATCTACTATAGCTGCTTCTATTAATTCATCTGGTACTTGATCCATGAACTGCTTAACAAGGAATAAACCTACAGGCATGGCAAGCATCGGTATTATGTGCGCCCATATTGTATTAAATATTCCCATTTCTACAATAATCAAGTATCGTGGAATTGCAACTGCAATCGGCACGAACATTAGGGCATACGTATTAATCTTAAACATTGTTGATTTTCCTTTAAAGTTCAGCTTAGATAAAGCAAATGCTGATACTGAACTAAAGAAAACGGTAAATACAACAATAAGAAATGTAATCAATACACTGTTATAAATATAACGTGACATAGGAATTCCAGACTCCGCTGAAAAGTTAAATAACAGTCTAAAGTTTTCAAATGTCGCATCTCTTACCAAGAATCTTGGAGGGTATGCAAATAGCTCAGTAAAGGGCTTAAATGCATGATTTACTATATAGACAATTGGCAAACTCATAAAAATCGATAAAGGAAGTAAGATCATGTGAAACTTCATTTGACTTTTATGATATTTTTTTGGATTAAACATTATATTCTGAATCGACATCTTCACTCACCTCTTCCTTTCTTAATCGTGATCACCAAATAGCTTATAACTAATTCTATTAAAGAATATAACAACAGCAAACAACATTACGGTAACTGCCGATGCATATCCCATTTCATATCGAATAAATCCGAAATCACTTGCGTGGTCCATAATCATCCAACCTGTATATTGAGGAGGAGGTGTCCCACCACTTAGCGCTGCAGCAACTCCAGATATGTTAAATGCACCAACAATTGCCATAACGGCACCGAATAGCATCTGTGGTTTCATCGCTGGAATTGTAATATAGAAGATTTCTTGCCAACGATTCTTAATTCCGTCGATATAAGCTGCCTCATATAATGTTCTGTCGATATTAAGTAATCCAGCTAACATCGCTAGAAATCCAATTCCGGCACTACTCCAAAGTGCAATAATAATCATAATTGGAAATAGTAAATTGGGGTCCTGTAAAAATTGAACCGGTTCCTTAATCGGTGTAAATTTCATTAAGAAATAATTAATGTAACCAGCTTGGTCACCACTGAATAGAACTTTCCAAACAATACCCATCATGATTGGACCTGTAATTGATGGTGAATAGATACATAATGTGTAAATCGTTCTAACTTTTGGTGTTACTTGAGCCAGTAACCATGCTAATGCAAATGATAGCATATAACCCAAAGGGCCTACAATAATCGCAAACTTGAATGTATTTGGAACTGCCTTTTGTAAGAATACACTATCGGCAGTAAATAAGTTAACATAGTTCTTAAATCCAACAAAACTTGGAGCTTGAATCGTATTAAAATACGTTGTAGAAAGAACCCCAGAAATCATTGTTGGTAATAAGATTAATAAGAAAAATAATAGTGCATATGGTAAGACAAACATGTATGGGTGATTAAGTATTTTATATAGTTTTGTGTCCTCATACCACAATTGAAAGTTTCTAAATTTTTCAGATAGGGTTTCTGTCATTGGGCTTAATTTTTTAGAAATTGGTGCAAACAACTTCTTAAAAGGTGCTTTAATTGCTTGTTTAATACTTGCTTTTACTTTACTGAGTATCTTCATCATCTTTTCTCACCCAACCTTCTACGTTGTCAATAGTAGGAATCTTGTATGGTTTAATAATATTCCCGTCTTCATCCATGTATTTAAACTCTAGTAATTTTCGTTGTAATTCTCTGTCTATCAGAGAAACAGCTTCGTCAATAGCTACACGTGGATTAATCCCATCGAATACAACTTTATTCCATGCATTACTTAATTCACGTTCCACCATGTAATCCCCAGGTACTTTACCTGTCGTTTGAATCCATTCCCATTGTTCTAATACTTCATCTTTTGATTCTGTTGGCCAAGCCCCCTCTTTGAAGGCCTCAACATTTGCTGACATATATAAGAATTTATCTCCTAGTGTTGATTGAATATCATAAGAGAAGTTTGTTTGCGCTTCTTTTCCTGACCACCATTTAATTAATTCCCAAGTCGCTTCTTTTTTCTCACTATCTTTAAAGATAATACTAGAAGAACCATATGTAGGGTCCCAGCGCTCAATTACACCATCTTCATTTTCGACACCAGGTATTGGCATTACACCCCATTGTCCTGCAAGTTCAGGTGCAGCATATTTTAACTGAATATACATATTTGCTCCATCTATTCCTACTGGTACTTTACCTGTTCTAAAATGCTGATAGAAGTTTGCAGTCTGTGCTGGCAAGTTATAAACAGTGAATAAGTCTGTCATTAGTTCGAATGCTTCATAGGCTCCATCTTTATCGATGACTGTTGTAAGTGTATCTTGATCATACAACATTCCACCATGTTGGTAAATAAATGGAGTTGTAGCATCTAATCCCTTATAAGCATTGACACCACCAATTGGTGTATATAAATCCATATCATACTTTTGTAAAACTGGCACAAGAGAGATCACTTCTTCCCACGTTTGTGGTGGAGTTTCACCTAAATCACCTAAAATATCTTTACGATAATAGAGGAGCTTAACATCTTGTTCCATTGGAATAGCATAAACACCCTCATCGTAAATATAGGGTACAAATGTATTTGGATTAAATTCTTCTGCTAATTCATAGAATCCATCATACTGACTCAAATCTTCAGTTACACCACGAATGGCAAGTTCAAATGGCCTACCAAATGAAATACCAATAACGCCATCTGGTGTTGATCCTGCAGCGTTTGATAGTACAATTTTATTTTCATCAGGCATTAATGAAAGTTGAACTTTCACCCCTGTTTCTGGCGTAAATTCTTCATCAATCATTTTTTGCATAATCTCTACATATAGTCGTGATTTATTTACCCATATTTCAACTGTATCTTCATCAACCTCTGCTACCTTATTGTATTTAGGGTCAGAGAATGAATAGAAGAATGCTTTAATTCCTTCGAATAAGCGAACAACAAACCATGCGTTTGCTTGTGGTAACTCTTCGTTATTATAGACATACATCTTGTCTAGATGTAATGGATTATAAATTAATGTTGGTGCAATGGTATTAATACGACCATGTGCTGATCGGTCTCCTTGACTGAATTTATTCATATATGCTGGTATTTCTTCTGGATCTTCAATAAATTCATCGATTAAATCTTTAGCAATTGTTAACTCTTGTATAGCTGGCACTTCATCATTACCTGTATAGTCAGACAAATCATCAATAACAGTATCTAAGTCATCTGAGATAATTTGTAATTTCTGTTCTAGGTCAGGGATATAGTTCGAAATTTTCCAGTTACGTTCTTTATCGACAAGACCACCTGTTAATTTATTTATATCTCTACTGATTGCCTCAATCTGATCTAAAATCACTAAAATATTATGATAGATATGACGCACCTCGACATTATCAACACTTAGAGATAGGGTATGTGTTCCCTCTTCTAAATAAATTTCATATGCATTACCAGTTGCATCACTTAATACCTCATTTGTCCATTTTGTTTGGTACTCAAAATTGTAACTTTCAAGTTCTTTAAATGGTACTTTCCCATCAATTAAGATTCTACGGTTACTTGGCAGACCATTATTTGTATTTAAGTAGTATTTTAAAGCTAGTTGGTAATATCCTGACTTCTCTACATCGAACGTATAGGAAACACGGTCCCCAGATTCTCCATAAGAGTAACCATCTAACACATTTAGCACACGATTTTTATACTCATATGGTGTTACTTTAGGGTCACGCATATATTTAGAACGTATACTTTGTTTACTTTTAGAGGTAATATCTTCTGCTTCTATCTTAATTAACTCTTTTACAGAGGGCTTGTCACCAATTTGATCTTTATAGTCTTGATAAGTTGGAATGTTAATTTCATTCGTTTCAATCGTTATATCTCCAATTAACAAATAGCCTTCATTAACAGTTAAAGAAATCTCATTCGTTCCTTTATTCAATCTAAATTTTAATGGTTCTACAAAAAAATGATTTGGATCCTGTAAGCCAACTTGACTATTCCAATTGGATGTAATCTCTGATTTAGGTGTTAATTCATCATCATAACGGTCGAATTGTTTCCCTTCTTCCAATTTCCAATCGACTTCAACCTCTAAATCATTCATCTCTGTATATTGACTAGTTCCATTTACTGCAATTCCAACCCTTGGCATTAATCTTGTTTTCTGTAAGATATAATAATCATAGTAAAACTGATAAAGACCAGCGTCATCAACATTTATCTCAAATGTGATTTTTTGACCTGGTTCTAGATAGGTTGTCTTATTGTCATAATGA
Above is a window of Haloplasma contractile SSD-17B DNA encoding:
- a CDS encoding carbohydrate ABC transporter permease translates to MSIQNIMFNPKKYHKSQMKFHMILLPLSIFMSLPIVYIVNHAFKPFTELFAYPPRFLVRDATFENFRLLFNFSAESGIPMSRYIYNSVLITFLIVVFTVFFSSVSAFALSKLNFKGKSTMFKINTYALMFVPIAVAIPRYLIIVEMGIFNTIWAHIIPMLAMPVGLFLVKQFMDQVPDELIEAAIVDGASNWKIYTKIMLPLTKSALVTVAVLAFQASWMNTEASNIFVDKEALRTLPFYLNTLTQTSGNIVASTGVAAAASLIMFLPNFIIFLFLQSKVMESMAQSGIK
- a CDS encoding carbohydrate ABC transporter permease, with product MKILSKVKASIKQAIKAPFKKLFAPISKKLSPMTETLSEKFRNFQLWYEDTKLYKILNHPYMFVLPYALLFFLLILLPTMISGVLSTTYFNTIQAPSFVGFKNYVNLFTADSVFLQKAVPNTFKFAIIVGPLGYMLSFALAWLLAQVTPKVRTIYTLCIYSPSITGPIMMGIVWKVLFSGDQAGYINYFLMKFTPIKEPVQFLQDPNLLFPIMIIIALWSSAGIGFLAMLAGLLNIDRTLYEAAYIDGIKNRWQEIFYITIPAMKPQMLFGAVMAIVGAFNISGVAAALSGGTPPPQYTGWMIMDHASDFGFIRYEMGYASAVTVMLFAVVIFFNRISYKLFGDHD
- a CDS encoding extracellular solute-binding protein, whose translation is MKKMKKAFLLVSFVFLFLFFFFAHEHVKNVYADSGDETSTHLKDRALKNNQIYNDSFNQLENYYKVYQKWENGNIDDGDDRHVITAEDVTGGTLYEASQSYHYDNKTTYLEPGQKITFEINVDDAGLYQFYYDYYILQKTRLMPRVGIAVNGTSQYTEMNDLEVEVDWKLEEGKQFDRYDDELTPKSEITSNWNSQVGLQDPNHFFVEPLKFRLNKGTNEISLTVNEGYLLIGDITIETNEINIPTYQDYKDQIGDKPSVKELIKIEAEDITSKSKQSIRSKYMRDPKVTPYEYKNRVLNVLDGYSYGESGDRVSYTFDVEKSGYYQLALKYYLNTNNGLPSNRRILIDGKVPFKELESYNFEYQTKWTNEVLSDATGNAYEIYLEEGTHTLSLSVDNVEVRHIYHNILVILDQIEAISRDINKLTGGLVDKERNWKISNYIPDLEQKLQIISDDLDTVIDDLSDYTGNDEVPAIQELTIAKDLIDEFIEDPEEIPAYMNKFSQGDRSAHGRINTIAPTLIYNPLHLDKMYVYNNEELPQANAWFVVRLFEGIKAFFYSFSDPKYNKVAEVDEDTVEIWVNKSRLYVEIMQKMIDEEFTPETGVKVQLSLMPDENKIVLSNAAGSTPDGVIGISFGRPFELAIRGVTEDLSQYDGFYELAEEFNPNTFVPYIYDEGVYAIPMEQDVKLLYYRKDILGDLGETPPQTWEEVISLVPVLQKYDMDLYTPIGGVNAYKGLDATTPFIYQHGGMLYDQDTLTTVIDKDGAYEAFELMTDLFTVYNLPAQTANFYQHFRTGKVPVGIDGANMYIQLKYAAPELAGQWGVMPIPGVENEDGVIERWDPTYGSSSIIFKDSEKKEATWELIKWWSGKEAQTNFSYDIQSTLGDKFLYMSANVEAFKEGAWPTESKDEVLEQWEWIQTTGKVPGDYMVERELSNAWNKVVFDGINPRVAIDEAVSLIDRELQRKLLEFKYMDEDGNIIKPYKIPTIDNVEGWVRKDDEDTQ